AGCAAAGGTCCTGAGGCTTTCGAAATACCCCGATACTTTCTCCCTCAAGTCCAAAAGTCCCTTTAGTTCTCCGGACTTCATCGAAAGCGGCAGGTTGTAGTCCTTCCAGATGGGCCTATCATCGGGATTTGCCGCATCAAAAGTTACGGGAGAAGTCTCGCTGCCCTTTACCAGGATGGCCCCTCCTACGTTAACAGTAAAAATACCGTTTTCGTCCTCGTATGTCTTGATATCCACGATTTTCGAAAGCTGGTCGAGCAAAAGGTCACGCTTATCCCTGAGGTCGGATGCGGTCACGCCTTTTATCTCAAGCTGCTGGATTTCGGAATTCAAGGCAGCAATCTGCCTTGCAAGGGTGTTTATTTCATTTACCTTCACCGATATCTTAAAGTTCACATCATCGATAATTTCACTTAATTGTATTGCCGTGTGGTTTACCGTATCTGCCAGGGTCACCGCCCGTTCTTTCACCGTCTCCCTTATTTCTATGGCCTCAGGATTTTTCGAAAGCTCTTCAAGAGCTTGCCAGAATTGGGTGAGCACCGATGATACGCCTATATCGGAGGGCTCGTTGAAAACCGCCTCTACCTGCCGCAGGATGTCGGCCTGCACCGACCACTGGCCCAGGGAGGAGTTTTCGTCCCTGTACTGCATGTCGGCAAAGTCGTCCCTTATCCTCACTATATCGGCCACTTTCACGCCGGTGCCGGGCTGGAAAACTCCGACTCCCGTGGAAATCATACCGTAGGGCTTCATAAAAGTAGCTTCCATCACCGGTCTCTGGCGGGAGTAACCAGGAGTGTTTGCATTGGCAACGTTATGAGACACATTTTCAAGGGCCCTCTGCTGGGCAAAGAGTGCCCTCTTTGCTATTTCTATGCCAAAAAAGCTGGAATACAAAGTATCACCGCCTGTCTTATGCTTTTTTGTCAATTATATTCAATGTCTCATCTTCGGAAGTTCTGCCCCCCGCATCATAGCCCGCAGGTTTTTTAACCGCTGAAGTCATTAGTTCTATGGAAAAGTTAATGTATTCTAAAGCCCGCCTGATAAGCTTTTCGTTAATTTCATTCCGACGTTGGAGCTTTAAAAGGGTATCCTTCATTTTTACTACAATGCCTTCAAGCTCGCTTTTTTTATCCACTGGTAGGACGTCTTTCAGCTTTTCGGCCGTAACATTTTCGCCGCAAAGAGTCTCTGTGATTTTAACCCTTTCGCCTTCCATTTCCCCGAGTTTTAAAACCATTTCCTGTTCAACCCGGGTTATCTCTTCTAATGCCTTAACATCGCCTCTTATAAGCACATCGGTCTTTTTTTCGGAAAGTAAAAGGAGCTCCCCGTAGAGTTTCGCCTGTTTTTTTAAATTACCTATGAGTTCATCAGCAAAGCCGTTACACTTCATAAAAAGCCCCCGCTAAATCAATATTCCCTTAAGATAATCCTCCACTATCTTTTCAGCAATGAGCCTTCCTTCGACATCATACGTGCCTTTTTGTATCCTCTCTTTGAGCTCAGCCACCTTGTCCTGCCTTACTTCAGCCACCTTCGACGCGTATTCCAAGGCTTTCTTTATCTCAACGGCATCAGCAGAAAGGCTCACGCTGTCTTCCGGACGGCTTTCTCCCTTATCTTTCAGTTTTTTATTGGCACCCTTTGTAAAGTTTTCGTATACCTTAGCTATGCCCCCTAATCCAATCCTTTCGATGTTCATGTTTTTACCCCTTTCGCAAGCTTTCCTAATATTTTATCGAATCTATTACCCAGGAAATGAAAGGTAAAAAGGGCAAAAAAGCCCCTTTTTTCTCATAATATTTTGCATAATCTTTGATTTTCTTGGCATTTTATCTTGATTTTTCGTCCTGGTAGCGCGAAAGGTGGATTTTCCCCTTCATGTCCTCCCTTTGCTGCAAAGGTACTTTGGCCACGCCGAATTTTTTCTTCATTTCGTTCGCGCATTTGTCACACAACCTACCAGTGAGAATGGGGGCGCCGCACATCTCGCATTGAAGGATCATATTTACGTGTTCTTTCTTTAAAATAAGCCTGCCTTCCCTCAAAAACTCCAAGATCTTCTTGGGAGGGACTCCGGTCTTTTCGGAAACCTCTTCCATGGTGGCCCCAGGCACTTCATATAGATATTCCCTTACCTTTCGGAATTCCTCCTCCTCTTTGGCGGCGCACTCGGGGCAAAGGTTCCTCGTGACATAAACGAAGACCTTGCCGCATACCGGACAATTCCTGAGCTCCATCCTGCACACCTCCCAAAAATTAACCTCTTGCTGCGCAAAGGACGTAAACCCCGGCTGCCCCGGCAGAAAGCAGCACCTTCGAGCATTCGTCCGCCGTGCTGCCGGTGGTATATACGTCGTCAATTAAAAGGAGCGTTTTTCCATTTATCGCAAGGCCGTGTTTTACCGCAAAGGCTCCTGCCACGTTGACCTCTCTTAGGCCTTTCTCGAGGAGGCTCTGGTGTTCGGTGGGCCTTGTCCTGACAAGTCCCTTGAAAACAGGGATGCCAGTCCTTTGGCTTATTTCCTCGGCAAGCAAGAGGGACTGATTAAAGCCCCTTTCTCTTTCCCTTTCCGGGTGCAGGGGGACTGGGATCAAGTAATCAAAGGAAGGCCAGTTTTGATTTTTTAAAGTTCCGCACATTTTTTCGCCTATCAGTTCGCAAAGTCCGGACTTTCCCCGGTATTTGTAAAGGTGGATGATATCTTTTAAAACCCCTCTGTAAGGACCAAAAGCCCTAGCTTCCAAGAAGTGGCGGTTTTTCCCCCTGCAGTCTTCGCAAATCGTATTTTCCCGCTCTAAAGGCCTTCCGCATTTCAAACACAAAGGAGGGCTCAACGGTTCCATCCTTCCCTGGCAGATAGAGCATATCAAA
The Caldanaerovirga acetigignens genome window above contains:
- the flgK gene encoding flagellar hook-associated protein FlgK, with protein sequence MYSSFFGIEIAKRALFAQQRALENVSHNVANANTPGYSRQRPVMEATFMKPYGMISTGVGVFQPGTGVKVADIVRIRDDFADMQYRDENSSLGQWSVQADILRQVEAVFNEPSDIGVSSVLTQFWQALEELSKNPEAIEIRETVKERAVTLADTVNHTAIQLSEIIDDVNFKISVKVNEINTLARQIAALNSEIQQLEIKGVTASDLRDKRDLLLDQLSKIVDIKTYEDENGIFTVNVGGAILVKGSETSPVTFDAANPDDRPIWKDYNLPLSMKSGELKGLLDLREKVSGYFESLRTFAEVFVQNFNEIHKEGYDLYGEPGREFFMLSQSDDGSLMFVSPDILNDVRMIAAAETSTGIPGDNRNALKLADLRYAYLERLNGTIDDYYGALISKIGIDSQEAARMAEAQEYMVSQLGERRKEISSVSIDEEMTKMIMYQHAYNAAARMVTALDEMLEIIINRMGVVGR
- a CDS encoding flagellar protein FlgN codes for the protein MKCNGFADELIGNLKKQAKLYGELLLLSEKKTDVLIRGDVKALEEITRVEQEMVLKLGEMEGERVKITETLCGENVTAEKLKDVLPVDKKSELEGIVVKMKDTLLKLQRRNEINEKLIRRALEYINFSIELMTSAVKKPAGYDAGGRTSEDETLNIIDKKA
- the flgM gene encoding flagellar biosynthesis anti-sigma factor FlgM; the encoded protein is MNIERIGLGGIAKVYENFTKGANKKLKDKGESRPEDSVSLSADAVEIKKALEYASKVAEVRQDKVAELKERIQKGTYDVEGRLIAEKIVEDYLKGILI
- a CDS encoding TIGR03826 family flagellar region protein — its product is MELRNCPVCGKVFVYVTRNLCPECAAKEEEEFRKVREYLYEVPGATMEEVSEKTGVPPKKILEFLREGRLILKKEHVNMILQCEMCGAPILTGRLCDKCANEMKKKFGVAKVPLQQREDMKGKIHLSRYQDEKSR
- a CDS encoding ComF family protein translates to MLLGGINKIAGFFIDALYPEKPYCILCGSKLKRGESLICSICQGRMEPLSPPLCLKCGRPLERENTICEDCRGKNRHFLEARAFGPYRGVLKDIIHLYKYRGKSGLCELIGEKMCGTLKNQNWPSFDYLIPVPLHPERERERGFNQSLLLAEEISQRTGIPVFKGLVRTRPTEHQSLLEKGLREVNVAGAFAVKHGLAINGKTLLLIDDVYTTGSTADECSKVLLSAGAAGVYVLCAARG